TATAATAAAGAGATAATAAATTTAAAacgaccaaaatgcccctgaggGTAAAGACAAAATAGCAGGTCATTAATGGAAAATCTggtcaaatttgaaatttggactaaaatggcaacaaaatgcaaaccacagggacccagatgtaataagtttgagatttggactaaagtggcaaaactggccaaaccacagggaccaaaatggcagtttactcaaaaaaaaagCTTAAATATAAAAGTTGTAAAGTAAACGTAAAAATATACTGGTATTTTATCGGGTATTAAAAAACGGTCTGGTATAGGGTATAACCGGTCAGGTATAGGGTATGACCGGTAGTCCGGTACTGGGTATTTTCCAGTATAAACCGGGTACGGGTATTGAGCTCAAAATGTATACCCTATCCATACTCTacgggtagggtcgggttcggTTATCGGTATAAAATACATGAGTACAAAAATAACCTGTTTTGGGCTTTTTTTTCTCGGGTCTAGTTCCGGATACATGGTTTTTCCCCTCTAGTAGTAGAGTTGAAAGGTAGTGGGCTTGACAAAACTGAAACATACAAATTTGGGCCATGCAAGAACTTTAAAGTATAAAGGAAGCATTATTACCCAACTTAACCCTTTTACATTGGGCCGATGTCAACCAAGTCATTTGTCAATCTGATACAATTAGTCAAGTTGACCCTCAAATATTGTTCGCCCATTGCTTGGTTTAACGAAGTGTGAGGCGCTCCAACGTGTTTTGGTCCCAAAATCCAAGGTACAGCCAAATAAGCTTTATTTATGACGAGAAACTGCATTTCTCATATGTTTCACACAAACCAATTTATCAAGTAAACCTTTCATAATTTATGCATCCCGTAGGTTGTTTTTACATATAAACCTCCTCCTACGAACCCTAATTTTGACCCATTGCGACCCAGAACTACATGAGGCACGCCTTCATTACCCTAACGTGTTTTCCTTGAAACCTTGTGCATTAGGCGCCCCTTTTAAAGCATTGCAATGCTGATGTATAAAGTTTATGACCCACAAGTTTTACCGAAATCATTAAAAGCGAATCATGAAGAACTGTAGATTACACTAAGGGATTCTTAAAACGACAATTTAAACTCACGTTACAGACCAGTGATATACCGAGATTAAAGTGCAAAACTGCAAATGAGTCATCATATCAAATTAGTTCTAAAGCTAACACATCAAGAACAAAAGATAACCAATGAAACCCAAAAATAACCAGGCATTACATAATGCAACTGATTTCACAAAATACATAATAATtttgatataaacaaaacaaatccGAAAACGTTAAATTCACCTCGGAATTCTGCTGGTGAAGGCACCTTAATTTCCTACCTATTTGCACCTTTGGAAATCAGTTCTTTTGTTGTGTTATCGGGATTGGATTTCTGGTTAATAAAGGCGTCCCTAAGATATTTAATGCTTGCATTCTTTCCATCTCTTTTCCTGCAACAGAACAACACCTTTGAATATGAAATAAAACCGTAAAGATTTTAAGTTTCAATATCCCAAATTGATTGTAAAGTTTCTACATCATACCTTCTTCTATGGTTAACTGAATCGCTCTTTTCTCCAGCTCAACCGCATGTTTGCAAAGTTCCGAGGGTGATAAACGCACGAGCACTTCAGAAAATTCACAAGAACAAAACAAATCAATTAGCCTATCAAGCTCaacagaaagaaaaaaaaaatcaactctTAACATACATTGCGTATTCTCTCTATGATCAGATCCATCACATTGCTTGATAAAATTCTGCAAGCGAATAAATCGTTCTGCCCACTCTTCATCATTAGACTCTTTTAACCGAGAAACATATGGTTTTAAAGCCGTCTGGTTTGGCCCCACCAAAGAACCATTAAGCACATTCTTCCCGCTTATCTGGCCTGCTTCTTGCTGAATTTGGGTCAAACTTCCAGATTTTGGTTGACCCACATTTTTCTTTCGGTTTCCTTCAAATTCATGTGCACCGTTATTGGTCAAAATAGGAGATGAAGCATGGTCCGGTGCAACCCTTTTGGTTCCAATTGTTTTACATGCATCTGCAACCGGTTCTTTGTGAACTATGGTGGGCCCAGCTACACTACGTGTGGAGTTACTATTATCGTTCTGCACGTCTTGTAGCGCTGCCTTCTTGGTTGCTAAAACCGTTTTTTTATGAACTGAGGTGGGCCCAGCTACGTTACTATTATCGTTCTGCACGTCTTGTAGCACTACCTTTTTGGCTGCTAAAACCGGTTCTTTATTAACTGTGGTGGGCCCAGCTACATTACGTGTGAAGTTACTATTATCATTCTGCACGTCTTGTAGCGCTACCTTCTTGGCTGCTAAAACCGGTTTTTCATGAACTGTGGTGGGACCAGCAGCATTACGTGTGGAGTTACTATTATCGTTCTGCACGTCTTGTAGAACTACCTTCTTATTTGCTAAAACCGGTTTTTTATGATCTGTGTTGGGCCCAGCTACATTGGTCCCAAACTCAGTCGTGTTAATCTCGGAATTCGTCATTTTGATACCTGTTGACAAGATCAAACGTACCAATGAAAAACAACAAAATGACAATCTAGACACAAAAATACCAGTTTTTTTAGgagtgtgaatttctgacacgaacCGAAAACAcaacacgaacctaacacgaaattcacaGGTTTgagtttagtctaaacgggttcgggtcggttTCAGGTTGAACTCGCGAACCTGTTTAGCTAGAGGGGACAGGTTTTGGTCAACCGGTCGCAGGGGCGTAGCTTTGAACGGACGGGTGGGTGCACCCGCCCCCACCAATGTTTCAGTTAGAATTGTAATCTTtccgatttttcgtccgaaaattttaacaTTATATAGGTCCGCCCCCGCCAATTATTTTGCTTAAAAATCCCCTGCCTTTccgccccctcgaaacttttgggCAAGCTCCACCACTGACCGGtcaggttggcgggttgaccagtttaacccatttatattgtattttattttttacaatatgttttatgtcataCTTAAATTGTGTGTGCATTTTATgctataattataacttaaaaagagaaattgacATAGGATTTTTTAACTAAAATGGAATTGCATTATATACATTTGGGTTTTCTTGTAGTAAATTTtcaattttaatatattaatttgagaaaaaaataaaagaataaaaaaattagGGTTGAACGGGTCGCTTTCGGGTCAACCCACGAATAtttgggtcgtgttcgggttcatgtGTATGACACAATTTTCGTGTTCGGGTCGGGTTTAACCCGTCAATCCgctaacacgacccgtttagcacccctagttTTTTTTACTCATGAAATTACAGAAACATGTGCTAATTATAAAATCACCACAAATAAGAACAATATCAAGCGAATGAAGAGTAGCTGATTGCTAATCTTCAATTTAATAGGGACGTGTTCTTATAAGAACCTGAGTACCGCAAAATGCATTTGTACAAAGTGCGCTCCTTTCGTTTTTCAGCGTCAGCCGAAGTATTATCATCGGTCAGAGGTTGTGTACTTTGACTGCCGTTTGGAACACATCTTCCGTTCCATTTGCGTTTAGCATAATATCGTTTATTGCGCTCCTTTCGTTTTTCAGCCGAAGTAAGTATCAAAGCCTCTCTTCGCATTCGTGGTATTGGCATTTGTGGTATTTGTGGCAGTTCTTTCATTTGTGTCATTTGACTACTATTAGTTTGTAAAGTTCTTTGAGGCATCCTTTCTATTGATAAATCACTTTGAGAGATATCGCCGGTACCGACGTTTAATGCTTTATAAGCATAATATCGTTGATGATACGGTTTTCGTTTTTCAGCGAACGTAGATGCAGTTGAGGAAGGTAAATCACTACAATCTTTTGGTTTCCCGTCATCCATACAATCTTTTACTACTTTGTTTTTCTCTTTGCGTGAAAGATAATATCGTTTATTATACAGTTTTCGTTTTTCAGCGTTCGTAGATGCGGTTGAGGAAGATACATCACTATGATCTTTTGGTTGCTCGTTAGCCATTGTGAATTGAAAAATACCTTGCTAAAAATAAAGGCCTGCAAATATAGTACAATAAAATATCGAAAAACAAACATAAGAGTCGCAATAATATAAATTCAATTAGACTCATACTATCTGCAACAATGTGTCATTTTAATGCAGCATTACTAAATTCTTATTTTTATATCAGATTAATTAagaaaataatatattaaataaccTACTTTACTTGCATTCAACCAAACACATAGGAATCATTTTGAAAATATCGAAACTGGATTTCTATGAAATCATGAGCTAACGAAAATTATTAAACTACATAAATCATAATTATAATGTTTATCAAATACAATTCTGAATTAAATATTAATTTGATCACAGAACTGATTTCCGTTTAAAAATACTAATTATTTTAAACCATTTATATATACTAATTGTTTTTGCGGTAATATAGTGGATTAAAACACAGTGATGGAAATTAACTAAACAGACTGAAGACTTGATCAAATCAAAATAACACCCAACTTCTAAACAATTAATATTAAGATGTGTATGCATACTaaagtttaaaattaaataaacagCAAGTTGATTCACAAAGATAAGTTGAAAAGGAACACGTagcttaaaataaaaaaaaaaaattcaatcatAACAGAGTTTAGAACTTAAAGTATTAACGAACCTGATGCTTAGCAGGAGCAAAATTTTAAATTGATTTGTTGAACTCAAGTAACCGGCGATGAGAAGTTAACCTAAGAAGATCACAATACCGGTTGAGTAAGTGGTGAACACTTCTAAAACAAAATTCTGATATCAATAAATAGTACATACATTTTTCGAACCACAATTGAAACAATTGAATCCTatgctatgcagttaatgcggtaaaaaatcggatatcagtcaaggaccgatatttgagaaatatgttatcgcggtgggatatcggcAATTTTAAtttcatgcagaatttatatatataacaatttaaccctaacaattcagtatactctcctaccgttaacaaattaaccttttgcaacttgcaaaacactaacaattgtagcaagtagaaACTtgttaagacttaaaacactaagaATTAAcaactaagacttaaaacactaatagcagcaataagaagaaagacgaatggtagaactaagaagataGGTACTGACATTGGGAGAATCGGTGATAtgtcggtcaatatcgccgataatatcgccGATCGGTACCGAAATTTGACACCGATGTTCTAcatggggaccgataaccgatagaTATTAACTGCACAGCTTACAAGTAAATTGCAGGAAAGAAAGAAAGAGAGACGGCACAAGATAGTTATACTTATAAATAGATTGGaagtttttaaaaccaagtttggCTCCCAAAGAAGAAAGCCCAACAAAAGGTCAAGTCTTCCTCTTTTGAATATTATTTTGGGGTTGATATAATACTCATTACAATCATTTAAAAAGGACCTTTTTAGTGGTGGGATGGATCCTCTtgattataaaaaatatatatatttttttgtaattaaaaaCGAAACATAGACATCGTTGATAACCTTTGTAACTTTAgaagtagggctgcaaacgaacaaACAATTCAGTAAACAGTTCATGAACCGTCCGACGGGAGGTTCATTTAATTTCGTTCGttaagttaaatgaacgaacatgaatagaggccgtgttcatgaacatttagtaacgtgttcgtttgtgttcatgaacattcgttaGGATTTTTAACTATTATATTTACTTAAATACTTCCcactaaaaaaatatttaatagaTATTAGTGTATTGCATATTATTCGAAATTTAATATATGTTAATTTTTTCTTCGTTCCTGCTCAtcaacgcttgtttgtgttcatttgtgcTCATTACCTAaaattaacgaacgaacacgaacaaaaaatctcattcgataagtgttcatgaacacttcGTAAACACAGTTATTTCCTTAATGAACACGTCCTTCGGTTCATTTTAGGGGTGAGCTCGCCAGCTCGGTACCGAAAGTAGATCCCGAAAATCACCAAAATtgggtaccggtatcggtacctTGGTTTAACAAAAAGCAAGAAGGCGCACAAAAGTGACGAGGTCTAAAATGAGGCCCAAAGCAcaaaagcggtgggcttttcgtacccgaggcgcaagGAGTTTCTATAAATTTTTATACATATCCCATAGGCTTTTAGCATCCCTTATCCAATACATCGCTATAAAATGAAGTTTATATATGATTTTACCTACATGTACAAGCCAAAAAAACCTATTGATGCATAAAAACAACACAAAAACACCCAAAGTACATGAGGTGCGCGCCTCAGACCCTAAAAAAATGCGCTTAGTGGAAAGGGCGTGCCTCTGGTGACCTGAAGCGCTGAGGCCTGCGCCTAAGCGCGCTTTTTAAACCTACATCGGTACCACAAATATGCCCGgtacggtatttgaaggtaaaaatcggtaaaataccggtaccgtaccgaaccgaaagtaccgatcccgaaaacgccaaaaagtgggtAGCGAATTGGAACTGAAAATCATTCAGTACGAGACATACAGCACCGATACCGGTTCGGTTTCAGGATttggtaccatttgctcatccctagttcgtttgcagccctaatatAATGACAGTTTAGACAAAAGAATCCCAATTTCTTTACTCATTAAGAAATTAccacaaataaataaaaaaaatatcaagaaaatgaagaataattaataattaatgaCTAATCTTCACTTAATTAACAGCAAAACTAGGTTAACTTTTAACCAAATCAGATTCCGTCAGTTTTTGATAATCATAATCGATACTAACACAAATTAATTTACAAAAATAGCTAATTATCAACCAATCAAGCAGATCGAGACTCAAAAAATGCCCTAAATACCAAATTAAACATTCTTCTAATTAATCACTAAATAATAACAGCAAGAATAAACAATAACAGAAACACAGGCTTCAAATCACATATAAATTCAAATCAAGTAGCAATTAATTTAGTTAAGGATCAACTACTACGGCATATTTACAACAAAATTGAAGGAAAATCAAGTTGATTTAGGATTTAAATAAGAATTAAGCGGTGTTTGGAGTATGAATAGTGAATTGAGAGATGAAAAATTACCAGAATTAGGAGAAAATGGTGGGATCGGAGAAGGAGAAAAAATTAAGACGGCGTAAGAGATTGGGTTTGGGGGTTTTGAAAGTTTGGCTCCAAAGGAAGAAAACCCAAAGGTCAAGTGTGATGATacctactttttttttttttttttttttgaattttcgattttgatttgattcttttAGTTGTGGGACccactttctttttattttatagCGAAGAGTACGGACGGGATCAGTACACTACTCGTATTTGTACGGAGAATATTGGTACTGAATTTGAACAAAATTGGATATTGAATATTATAGTATGGTATAAGTACAGGTATTGGTACTGGTATTTCGGTACAGTACTCGTTTTAGTACCACTTTGTTTTTTTATCTTCAAGCATTCGTATggtaccaaataggtaaaatcgATACGGATACGAAAACAGTATGAGTAACAAATAAGGTAAAATAGGTACGAGTAGTAATACAATATGAATACCAAATAAATAAAATCGATACGAGTACCATAATACGAATAAAGCATAATATCAAATTCATTCTATATAAAATTCAGTACCAATACTATTTTTCACCTGTATCGGTACCAAATACGCAAAATCGGTATGGGTATGAGTATTTAGGGCAAAAAATCTCATCCCTATTCACTAGTGTTAAATTCTGACGTCATGCGTTTTGTATTAGTTGCAAAAAATGTCATGTGTGAATTTTCTTCGTCAAGCAGAAGCGACGGTTAATAAGTAGTTCTATAGTTTTGCAGTTTTTTGTGGTTCTCATTTGAACTCagctatatattatttatttatatgaaAAAGGATTATTATGTAAAAGGGCTATTTTTGTAAAAAGCATGATTATATGTGACAGATGATTAAACTAAAAGGGATTAGAATGTAAAAGGTGGGATGAGCATTTGCGTTCATTTAGTTACACGATTTTGTTTTAAGACCatgggtatggtggggcttgggttggggattgggttgacacgtggaacgGGGTGACAGACATGGGTAAACCCACATTGAACACGGTATGAccggggcgggggtttggggcgtgggtttggtgggcttgtgGGCTGACCGGCTGAGCTGACCCGCTGAGCAGACCCAATATGATTTAAAacacaaatttaatttttttaatatttttaaataaagaaatttacaaaaaaaaagaaatttacaaaaaaagaaaattacaaaaaaaaatcctaacttttatatttgttttttttttctcttctcTCAACGCCAAAACTATTTCTAACTCGTCACCATGTAGGTGATCAATTAGCTGGGATAGAATTTTCAAATCATCTCGTCTTTGTTTCAGAGCATCTCTAgcggcatctctagcttctttgctccttcgtatttcagcccttttgtaacacctcgaaattccaataatgtattgacacgtgtcataagtttacacgtggtattaaatattaaataaggactaatgttgacaaacatagaaagtatgtgaaacCGAGGgtttaaaaatgtcaacgagggataaatatactgtatagtaaccctaaatgatgctcgtaacttcaaacgaataaatcatggatcgtacggaacgaaatacggaagaaagtgagagattacaaactacaggggttaaatgtgccAACATGtctaagttatacctctgagtgacccttaaacgaacccgagactttgtaacagtaaattacgctcactagagtATACGGTATAAATTTCGcaaggttccgttttaaaacgagaaagttatgatcaaattcgtatgcgaggggttaaaggcgtcaaacatagaaagttatgacttttcgggtaataataaattaaccaagggttaataagttgggtaaaagccacggggcccttatacgtaaattaacgaggcctaaaacgcaaagttaccccttcgaaacgccaaaggccagtgcaataattaaaaagatttgaaaatcttgaaaaacaggtctcaggcgggccgcgttaaagaaagaaaggatcttacgcgggccgcgctgacagtatagatatgggctctgacattgagattcaggcgacccgcgtaaaggttacCTGATCATTAACGCGGgtcgcgtcagcctcccagatgcagaaaagtcggacagaagcactgtttggtgttttaaccgacttattgagcaataatgagagcgtgggcgccccctaaacgtcccctagcactcagggacagttgttgatcatccaagaacacttgtaggccgtgttgtgatgatcttatgcaTCCTAAACTAGTATAAAAGGACCATAAGTAGCAACATTGTTCTTCGCACCTTcaactgctttcttgatcacttctggagctcaagcacTCTCTCTTagcatccctggtcgtgcataggactcttgtaagtgtgctccaccctttcttggataagttttgcttagttatagcttaaaagtcaatccgtcgtaattaacgattgacttaacggttaatcacaaatggtccagtgattaatcgaaataaaggtagttatatgttggtaatcatgtgggctttaaacccttaaaagggcaccctctgattcccattctaactagtccaaatgtcgagtcaaacttgcttagaaaaggTCAACAGAATGttaactttcgattttatgcataatcagtaatgtagatggcgtgtaacctgttttgacactcataaaacatgataataagtattataattggtctaagcttgttttatccgaccatttactgttttgacccggttcggaaccgaaagtcgcaaaactttgacttttgctttgacttcagttctgacctgttatgatatgatttagatatgccttaggactctcttaggaccaggttacatgatggtataacactctgtgaccggttcgttgtttgtccgagtctttcacacatttccgttaaaagctcaaaagttgaccataacgccctttttactttaaaacgagaattttggatatgtgaaaggacaataaccttagttactgatttctaagcatgtccctaaaatttcacgtcaatccgaggtctagaataggagatatgctaaatagcgcaattacggaaactttagaaattaaacggcgcaattagcataaagcctatctaaacccaaatttcgacaccaaaccttttacacactgatgtaaaataatattttgagatttttaaaaatttttaattatttttaacctgctcataacctgcggttatggcatcgattcggtaattaccgaatatacccttttcggacataacttgagttctacatggtattttgacccgattccagtttctactgattttaaataataaatagagtattttggactttataaactgttcggaaaactcagatttcctgtagaactcggaagcctcttttataatctttaaatagaccgaaatacccctacaggGCATATTTTGGGATTAAACTcattatgggcataatggaaggtatcctactgataccacaacctctttaaagcatattaacttaggaaacttgtgtaagactcttacggttacccgttacgccatttgcgcgaacggttcggtttatgtaactagtttacataaactagccgaaacgggtcaaaccttattgtttttacttcaaaatccagagtgtggttattatacccatataaaacaagtcttcaaacttgttgggtccaaaccacattccattcccggttttcgcctttcacgtgattaaaccgtaattatcctttgaaaaagtgagtcattctcttcaaacttgttaattcaatactgcatgcttataaagtgagtcattctttttttatcaactgttttacaaaactccaagttattttcaaagttataattacagggattaagtctttgtaatcaccaagttacagccggtatgtggggttttgtatacattacttgataatcttcaacattggggcagccaatgggtgatatgaccataatcacagacaccactggacaggtgggccagtgggtcgagtgacaaagtaccgtgggtagttggtttgatatcagaaacattgtaatcgctcttaatactgtaaattataacaaatgtgtcgttttcagtaaactgaatgattcactcagtatttcccgctgacaaaacctttttaaaacacgtttcaggtaattacagtagattggagtaaagattggatccggcactgaaggacttcaagaagtggtttatttattttaattaaatcaacttaagaaatattgtttttgggtttatcccgtattaaaagctacctttgtaaaacatggaatttattccatctatttaaataaaatccggtgtttctaaactctgatatttttcctaactcacggtcctgatgaaatttccactgcaatgtttttcaaaataatcaccggtaccacttgactgctcgcggcttcctattccggccaggatggggtcgggggtcgtgacagtaaaggtggtatcagagccattgctttaagcctataagtgttgtgataataatacttaagcttaaataaaaagagttaggagattgctattaaatggtagcacagctgatagcagttaaacttgaacataagaaaagatgccttagtataagctaagccacttgtttaagcaattaggtgttgtaatgatacctaagtttaaacggagaattaggaacttaatattatctgataacactccggatgatatttagacttgaacttaagaattttgccttaatataaacttcaagataaattacttatataaatataatgtaATGAATATTGATATACCATAAGAATAGTAATTAGAATATTGCAAGatatgataaataagcaataaaTTACTATTAATTCTTGgttattgatattacttggtctagaataaagatatgttatggaaatacaaatttccttgattctggataaaggCCCTAATAAAAAGAGGCActttaaaaatcttgaaaagataatatttatgggaaatagaaaattttctccggcaaaactgggtatagagtagcagactctccagcttgtccggatatactgagattacctctccggcgcgaaccggataagatggggtaaataatatgtcaaaccagtgacaagatttccctaaataatatcatgacctgatatctgacttgtttttggaaatatgaatctgttaattacattgaccttatagagggtatgtatattacagcatgtgaaatatatgattatatagatatgtatatctataaggaattccaaaagtcagTTAGGAATAAAGCACAAACatatgtgtctagatttctttatcaggaatctcttttccaaatatcaaacattattttgatCATTTGTCTCGTAGCTCGTATGACAAAATAAACAATGGAAACCCTTTAAGTTGAAACACCAtccaaaaatataagaattaccaatgcgttatcataaactattaacgcaaaTAAGAAACatctaaagttgtgctaatgcaccagaaaacacatgaaacttaaaatttCACGTCCACAAGacatcaaagtttatcacacacgacttccaaggcTAGACTTTTGGAAAAGATAAATTGGGCACGACGACACCAATGCTAATTCCGTCAGTAGaagaactactaatcaaaaagaagcactttgccacgCGATCCTACAAACGAtcaaaatctcgctgaggtacgttggaacaatatttcacaaacatcggtgcatagtctaacctgagtcgtatttattagcactacaaaagaagtcatatacttttgcaaatcccc
This genomic stretch from Helianthus annuus cultivar XRQ/B chromosome 8, HanXRQr2.0-SUNRISE, whole genome shotgun sequence harbors:
- the LOC110899113 gene encoding uncharacterized protein LOC110899113, giving the protein MANEQPKDHSDVSSSTASTNAEKRKLYNKRYYLSRKEKNKVVKDCMDDGKPKDCSDLPSSTASTFAEKRKPYHQRYYAYKALNVGTGDISQSDLSIERMPQRTLQTNSSQMTQMKELPQIPQMPIPRMRREALILTSAEKRKERNKRYYAKRKWNGRCVPNGSQSTQPLTDDNTSADAEKRKERTLYKCILRYSGIKMTNSEINTTEFGTNVAGPNTDHKKPVLANKKVVLQDVQNDNSNSTRNAAGPTTVHEKPVLAAKKVALQDVQNDNSNFTRNVAGPTTVNKEPVLAAKKVVLQDVQNDNSNVAGPTSVHKKTVLATKKAALQDVQNDNSNSTRSVAGPTIVHKEPVADACKTIGTKRVAPDHASSPILTNNGAHEFEGNRKKNVGQPKSGSLTQIQQEAGQISGKNVLNGSLVGPNQTALKPYVSRLKESNDEEWAERFIRLQNFIKQCDGSDHRENTQLLVRLSPSELCKHAVELEKRAIQLTIEEGKEMERMQALNILGTPLLTRNPIPITQQKN